DNA sequence from the Sinorhizobium sp. RAC02 genome:
GATGCCTTCGTGCAGGTAGCGCGTATGGGTGTTGAGCACCGCCGTCTGCTTGGTGATTGCCTCCACGACGCGCGGATGGCAATGGCCGAGCGAGGCGACGTTGTTATAGGCATCAAGATATTTTTCACCCGAGGCGTCATAGAGGAAGACGCCTTCGCCGCGCACCAGGTGCAGCGGCTTTTCATAAAACAGGCGGTAGGCGGGGCCGAGCACCTTTTCCCGTCGGGCGATCAACGCCCGTTCGGCCTCGTTCAGCCGCTCGAAATCTTCCTGCGAAAATGCATTCACCATCGACATGGTCAGGCCTCGGAAAGGTTGGGCACGAGCCGTTTCAGCCCGGCGGGTGTCAGATCGGATATGTTTTGCAGGCCCCGCCAGGCGGTGGCGTGGTTGCGCATGATATAGTCGCGGTTCTCCGGAAACCGCGCGGAACGCCATTCGGCGATGATGATGGACATTGCCAGCCGGCAGCGGCACAGAAGCGGCAGAAGTTCGATCTCGCCAGGCTCGAGTGGGCGTGCAGAGAGGAACCCTTCGAGAAGGGCGCGGGTGCGCGCTTGCCAGTTGTCCGTCGCGAGATGATAGGACAGCCCGACGGCGAGATCGTTGATCAGCGGTGCATGCACCATGTCACCGAAATCGATGATGCCGACGACGTGGGTGGGTGATGCCGGGTCGAGCAGGATATTATGCGGATTGAAATCGTTGTGGATGATCTGCTGCCGCTTGAGCGCAGCGATGGCCGGCAGTGCCTGCTCGAACTCCGCAATGACGCCCGCCGCCTGCGACCGGCGTTCCGGTGCGACATCGTCGATGACAACAGCAAGGTCGAGCATATGGGAGATGTCCCACATCAGCTTTCCGGCGGGTGGGCGGCCGTTGTAGGCCTCTAGCCCAAGGCCGAGTTCCGCCAACGCGCGGCCCACATTGCGGCTCTGGGCTTCGGTCGTGGGCGTGCGATATTGCAGTTCTCCCGGCAGGAAGGTCAGCAGGCGCATGATGCGCGGGCCGTCGGCGGTTGCGAGCGTCCGGCTTTGTTCGCCATCCCTCGTGCGCACCAGCCGTGGCACGGGCACTGTGGGGGCTGCCGCTGCAAGATGCAGCAGCGCGCCGTCCTGGAATTCCAGTGCGGCCGGGTCCTCGGCGGGATTGGCGATCTTGAGAACGAAATCCGTACCGTCAACGCGGGTGAACAGGAAGGTTTCGTCCCGCTCGCTCGAAAGCCGTTTGACGGCGCCGGAAAGGCCGTAAACATCCTCGACCGCCAGCTTTGCATCGTCGAGCGACGTCACGCTCCATGTCGCCGACATGGAATCAGGTTTCTTCGCGGCGGGCGATGGCTCCGTCATGTTTGCTCCGTTGATGCGGTGGTCCGCACTTTTCTTGCCTGTCCCGTCCCGCTGTCGAAGGTGCTTACGGCGGGAGTATGGTGCCGACCGGTAGAGAAAGATAACGTCCGGCAGAGGCTCATACTTGAAACACGTCATAAAAGATGCATCAAGTATCTTATTATTTTATTTTGCGGATGAGTTCCATGGCTGAATTTACGACACTGGAACATGAGAACCTCAACAGCGTCGTCTACGCCGCACTGTGCGATGCGCTGATGCAGGGACGTTTCCAGCCGGGCGACCGGCTGAAGATCCGCGATCTCGCCGAACAGTTCGGCACCAGCGTCACGCCGATCCGTGACGCCATCCTGCGCCTTGCCAACGATGAGGCAATCACCTTCCGCTCGCCACGCGACATTCGCATTCCCGGCATGGCCGAAAGCCGTTACCGGGAAATCCGGGCGATCCGCATCCGGCTGGAGGGGCTGGCCGCGGAGACGGCCGCGCAAGTCGCTACCAGTGCCGATATTCATGCTTTGGAGGGCATTTTACGGGAAAATGAGCAGGCAATCGACGCTGGTGATCGCCTGAAAGGCACGCAGCTCAACCAGGCCTTTCACTTCATGCTGCCGCAGATTGCCGGGCTTCCGGTGCTGAACAACATTCTTCGACGGCTCTGGTTGCAGATGGGACCGCATATTTCGGATGCCTACATCGAAGGCGGGCGGGCGATGATCGATCATCACTACCCTGTCATCGAGGCGCTGAAACGGCACGATCCTGCCGCCGCTTCGATAGCGATCGTCGACGACATTTTGCTGGGCGGCAAGCCGATCCTCGAGCGCATCGTGCACGGTGTGGAACGACCCGCCCGGCGCGCGTGATGACCGTGCGAACACGAGGCTTGCATTTCGCGAACCGCCTATTACGATGCATCAAGCATCAATGGAGAATGCGTCCATGACCGAAGAACGCCGCTACATGTTGCTGACGGGAGCGAGCCGCGGCATCGGCCATGCGACGGTAAAGCTCTTCCAGTCGAAGGGCTGGCGCATTCTCACCGTTTCGCGTCAAGCCTTTTCCGAGGAATGCGCCTGGCCGTCCGCCCGCGAAAGCCATATCCAGGCCGATCTTGCCGATCTGAGCCAGATCGAGCGTCTCGCCGCGACCGTGCGTGAACGCCTGCCGAACGGCCGCCTACACGCTCTGGTCAACAATGCCGGCATCTCGCCGAAGGGACCGGGCCGCTCGCGCCTTGGCGTGCTGGAGACCGAGGCGGATGTCTGGACGCAGGTGCTCAATGTCAATCTCATCTCGACCGCGCTGATCGCCCGCGCGCTGATGCCGGAGCTGGAGGCCGCGCAGGGATCGATCGTCAACGTGACCTCGATTGCAGGCTCCCGCGTGCATCCCTTCGCGGGCGTCGCCTATGCGGCCTCCAAGGCGGCGCTCGCCTCGCTGACGCGGGAAATGGCCCATGAATTCGGCCGCCGTGGTGTGAGAGCGAATGCCATCGCACCAGGTGAGATCGAAACGTCAATCCTTTCACCGGGAACGGATGAACTGGTGGCGGCGGAAGTGCCGATGGAGAGGCTGGGCGAACCGCGCGAAGTTGCGGAAACCATCTATTTCCTATGCACCGAACCATCGTCCTACATCAACGGTGCGGAAATCCACATCAACGGAGGGCAGCACGTCTGACAACGGTCAAGACGGCAACGAAATCCGTTGACCGACGCAGACCGGAATGCATCAATCGGCCGATACGTGCCCCGGGGAAAGGGCGCAGCGACCGGAGAGGCTGCAACACCGCTGATACGCCAAAGGCGAGGGCGGCGCAGTCACACAAGTTCGTCATCGGAGCCGGCCTGCCGGTTCCTTCATAAAAGAGAAAAGGGGAGTGCCATGAAAACCATCGTGAAATCCGGGATTCTGACGGCCGCCGCCGTCGTGCTGTCCGCAAGCCTTGCCCTGCCGGCCTTGGCGCGCGACCTGACCGTCGTCTCCTGGGGCGGCAATTATCAGGATGCGCAGCGCAACATCTATTTCAAGCCGTTCGCGGAAAAGACCGGCAAGCCTGTGCTGGACGAGGCCTGGGACGGCGGCATCGGCGTCATTCAGTCGAAGGTCAAGGCCGGCGCGCCGAACTGGGATGCCGTTCAGGTGGAAGCCGAAGAACTGGCGCTCGGCTGTGCCGACGGCCTCTACGAGAAGATCGACTGGGACAAGTTGGGCGGCAAGGACAAGTTCCTCGACAGCGCGGTCAATGACTGCGGCGTTGGCGCCATCGTCTGGTCCACGGCGATTGCCTATGACGGCGACAAGCTGAAGGAAGGCCCGGCCTCCTGGGCGGACTTCTGGAATGTCGAAAAATTCCCGGGCAAGCGCTCGCTGCGCAAGGGCCCGAAATACACGCTTGAATTCGCGCTGCTCGCCGATGGGGTCTCGAAGGACGAGCTCTATGACGTGCTCGGCACGGACGAAGGCGTCGAACGTGCCTTCAAGAAGCTCGATGAGTTGAAGGCGAACATCGTCTGGTGGGAATCCGGCGCCCAGCCGCTGCAGTTCCTTGCGTCTGGCGAAGTCGCGATGGCCTCGGCCTATAATGGCCGCATCACCGGCATCAACCGTACGGAAGGCAAGAACTTCAAGGTCGTCTTCCCCGGCAGCATCTACGCCGTCGATAGCTGGGTCGTGCTGAAGGACGCGGAGAACAAGGACGCCGCGCAGGACTTCATCGCGTTTGCGAGCCTGCCGGACAACCAGGCAAAGCTGCCGGAATTCGTCGCCTACGGCCTGCCGAACAAGGAAGCGGCCGCCAAGGTGCCGGCGGAATTCGCCAAGGACCTGCCGACCGATCCCGCGAACATGACGGACTCGATCGCCCTCAATGTCGACTTCTGGATCGACAATGCGGAATCGCTGACGCAGCGCTTCAACGCCTGGCTGGCCCAGTAAGCACATCCGCGATGGAGGGCGCTCGAAACGGGCGCCCTTCCTGCCCGGCTGGATGCGTCCTTGCGGGGCTCCCGCATGATGTATTCTTCGCCTCTAGCGATGGAGTCTTCCTTGGCCGAATTCATTCGATTTGACCGCATCACCAAATTCTACGGCCTGCTCTGCGTGGTCGAGAACCTCGACCTCGGCATTGCGAAAGGCGAGTTCGTCAGCCTTCTCGGCCCGTCCGGTTCCGGCAAGACGACGTTGCTGATGATGCTCGCCGGCTTTGAGCAGCCGACCTCCGGCAGCATCCTGCTTGATGGAACGGCGATCAACACTGTGCCGACCCACAAGCGCGACATGGGCGTGGTCTTCCAGAGTTATGCGCTGTTCCCCCACATGTCCGTTGGCGACAACATCGCCTTTCCCTTGCAGATGCGGGGGTTCGGCAAGGCGGAGACCGGCGAACGGGTGAAGCGGGCGCTCGACATGGTGCAGATGTCCGCGCTTGTCGATCGCCGGCCCTCCCAGCTCTCCGGCGGCCAGCAGCAGCGCGTGGCGCTTGCCCGGGCGTTGGTCTTCGAGCCGCGCGTCGTGCTGATGGATGAGCCGCTTGGCGCGCTCGACAAGCAGTTGCGCGAGCAGATGCAACTCGACATCCGCGACCTGCATCGCCGCCTCGGCCTCACCATCGTTTTCGTCACGCACGATCAGTCCGAAGCGCTGACCATGTCGGACCGCGTCGCGGTCTTCAACAAGGGCAAGATCGAGCAGATCGGTACGCCGCGGCAGGTCTATGACGAACCGACGACGCGCTTCGTCGCCGAATTCATCGGCGAGACCAATCTGGTCGAGGGTGTCGTCGAGGCGGTGCAGGGTGCTGAAGCCAATGTGCGGCTGAGTTCCGGCGCCCAGATCGTTTCGGCTGTTTCCGGCACCGTGGCACCGGGCCAGACCGTCTATCTTTCCATCCGTCCCGAGCGGGTCGATCTCACCGAGATCGCCGGCGACGCCCGCAACAGTCTCGAAACGGAAGTGACGGACAGCGTCTACCAGGGCGATCATCTTCGTGTGCAGTTGCAGAATGCGGCGCATCCGCTCATCGCCAAGCTCGGCCGTCGGTCGCGCGAGTTTCCGCCGGGCACCAAGGTCTATGCGGCCTTTGCGGCCGGCGATTGCCGGGTCATTGCGCCATGAGCGGGGGCTCGTCACGCACCGGACGGTCGCTGCTTCTTCTGGCGCCGCTGCTCGTCTTCCTCATCGGCTTTTTCGTCTGGCCGCTGTTCAGCATGATGTCGCAGGCGATATCGGATCCGGCCGTGTTGCGCCTCCTGCCACGCAGCGCCGAGGTCATCGGCGACTGGGATCGAAAATCGCCGCCAACCGCGCCCATGCAGGCCGCGCTGATGGAGGACCTGAAGGCCGTCGACGATGACCAGGCGCTCGGCGACATGGTGCGGCGCCTGAACAGTGCCCGCTCCGGCTTCCGCACGCTGATGGGCAAGACCACGAGCGCGCTGGCCGACGCGGCCAACCCGCCCGCCGATCTCGTCTCGATCGACAAGCGCTGGGAAAAACCGGAATTCTGGATCGCCATCGCCGATGCGCTTTCTCCCTACACAGACCGCAACCTGCTCGCCGCCGTCGACCTCGGCCGCAATACCGCCGGTAATATCGAGCACCTGCCGGCCGACCAGTCCGTCAACCGCGTGATCCTTGTGCGCACCTTCTGGATTGCAGCACTTGTCACCTTCTTCTGCGCCTGCATCGGCTTTCCCTATGCTATCATCGCCGCGTCACTCGAGGGCTGGAAGCGCGACCTGATGCTGGCCGCCGTGCTGCTGCCGCTGTGGACATCGCTTCTCGTGCGCACCGCCGCCTGGTTCATCCTGTTGCAGGAGCAGGGCCTCATTAACGACCTGCTGCGCGGCATCGGCCTGATCGACGCGCCGCTGGCACTGATCTTCAACCGCACCGGCGTCATCATCGCCATGACCCATGTGCTCCTGCCCTTCATGGTGCTACCGATCTATTCGGTTCTGATCACCATCCCGAAAAACCTCATGCCTGCCGCCGCCTCGCTCGGCGCGCCACCGCTGCGAGCGTTCGTGCGCGTGCTCCTGCCGCTCAGCCTGCGCGGCGTCGCCTCCGGCTGCCTGCTCGTCTTCATCTCGGCCATCGGCTACTACATCACGCCGGCGCTGATCGGCGGGCCGGGCGACCAGATGATCTCCTCGATCATCGCCTTCTACGCGACGGGTTCGGCGAACTGGGGCATGGCCGGTGCGCTCGGCATGGTGCTGCTTGTCGCGACACTCGTGCTCTACAGCGTCTATGCGCGTCTCTCCAGCGACGAACCGGGGAGGCGCTGATCATGCCGATGAAAATCGCCAAGGCCACCTTTGCCACGCTGACGGTTCTCTTCCTCATCGCGCCGCTGATTGCCATCCTGCCGCTTGCCTTCACGTCGAGCGTCATCCTCACCTATCCGATCCCCTCCTGGTCGCTGCGCTGGTTCGAAGAGCTGTTCTTCGCCGATGCCTGGCGCCGTGCGATCGTCAACAGCCTGATCATCGGCACGGGCACGACATTGCTTGCCACCATTCTCGGCACGGCGGCATCGCTTGGCCTGCGCAACCGGCTGCTGTTCTTCCGCGGCTCGATCCGCACGCTCTTCCTGCTGCCGATGGTGGTGCCCGCCGTGGTGCTCGGCGTCGGCATGCAGGTGCTGCTGGCGGGCTTCGGCCTGACGAACAGCTATCTCGGCGTCATCATCGCCCACACGGTCGTCGCCGTGCCCTTCGTGATCGTCAGCGTCAGCGGCGCGCTTGCCGGCATAGACGAGCGGGTGGAACTGGCAGCGCAAAGCCTCGGCGCATCGCCGACGACGGTGTTTCGGCGTGTGACTTTGCCGCTCGCCATGCCGGGCGTGCTGTCCGGCGCCGTGCTTGCCTTCGCCACGTCGCTGGATGAGGTGGTGCTCACCCTCTTCGTCGCCGGTCCCAACCAGCGCACATTGGCGCGGCAGATGTTCTCCAGTATCCGCGAGAATATCAGCCCCGCCATTGCCGCCGCCGCCTTCCTGTTCATCGTGGCGACGGTGATCATCGGCCTCGTCGTCGTGCTGTCGCGCTCCATGCTCGCCAAGCGCCGCTAGATAGCGCGTTTCAGCACCGCGCCGAGCACCTGGTACACGCGCGGCTCCAGCATGTGCGCGACGTTGAAGCGCATGAAGCCGGCCGCCGTCTGCGACACGCTGAAGACGTTGCCGGGTGCGAGCACGACGCCCTCGGCCACGGCGGCCTGCGCGACGTCACCGGAATCCAGTCCCTCCGGCAGCCGGCACCAGAGGTAGAAGCCGCCGCGCGGCGTGAGCCATGGCTCTATGCCGAGCCGGGCGAGCCGGTCCGCTGTTTCGCGCCGGGTGCGGACCAGCTTCCGGCGTAGCTCTTCCATATGCTTGCGATAACCACCGCCGGCCAGCATCTGGGCGATGATCTCACTGGACATCGGGCTCGGGCCTCCGAAATTGGTGGCGATCTGCAAATCCACCAGCCCTTCGATCCAGTCCGGCCGCGCGGCGATGTAGCCGCAGCGCGCGGAGGCAGAGAGCGTTTTGGAGAAGCTGCCGATGCGGATGACGCGGTCGAATCCATCGAGCGCGGCCAGTCGCGTGGAGGGCTCGGGCTCGAAATCGGCAAAGATATCGTCCTCGACGATGATCATCTCGCTGCCTGCAGCCGCATTCAGCACGCGATATGCCGTCTGGGGCGAAAGGGTAGCACCCGTCGGATTGTGGATCGCGGAATTGGTGATGTAGAGCCGTGGCCGTTCGGTGGCGAGTATGGCCTCAAACCTTGCGATATCTGGCCCAAACGGCGTGTAGGGAACGCCGACCACCTCGACCTGATGTGCTTTCAGAAGGGCTTGAAAGTTGAAGTAACAGGGGTCGTCGATGAGCACCTTGTCGCCGGGGCGCAGCAGGAAGCGGCAGATCAGGTCCAGCGCCTGGGTGCCGGTGCTGGTCAGCATCAGATGATCCCGGCCAGCCTCGATGCCTTCCTCCGCCAGTCGGCCGAGCAGTAGGCGGCGCAGCGCAAGCGAACCCTGCGTGCTGCCGTAGTAGGAGAGCAGGTCGCTGTCGCTGCGGGCCAGACTGCGAATGGCCCGGCGCAGTGCCGCGTCCGGCATCCAGTCCGCCGGCAGCCAGCCACAGCCGGGCTTGAGCACTGCGGCATCGGCATCCAACGATTGCCGCGACACCCAGAACGGATCGACCGCACGCGCCTTCGGCGTTTCCGCCTCCGCCAGTTTCAGCGGCGGCAGGCCGACGCCGGCGACGTAAAAGCCGGATCCCCGCTGCGCGCGGATCAAGCCCTCCGCCGCCAGCCGGTCATAGGCCTCCACGACGGTGGAAGGCGAGACGCCCGTCGAGGCGGCAAAGCGGCGGATCGAGGGAAGACGGTCACCGGGTGCAAGCGCACGGCTGGCAATGCGTTTGCGGATCGCCGACATGACATCCGCAATCCGGCTTCCGGTGGGGTTTTGAGTCATGCTTACTTCCACTGTGTTGCCCTATGAACCGGTACACTTCTTCCAAATTGTATTGCTTTGTTTCTGTCTTTTCTAGCCCCTGCGCCTGTATCGTCCTGTGGAATGCGAGGTACTATGAAAACATCCATGGACGGTTGGGGCAGTGGGCTTGCCGGGGTCATCATCTTCAGCGGTTCGCTTCCGGCGACGCGCGTCGCGGTATCGGACTTCTCACCGCTTTTCCTGACCTCCGCGCGCGCCGTCATCGCCGCTTTGCTCGGTGCTGCTCTGCTCTTTGCGCTGCGCCAGAAAAAGCCATCGCGCGACAATCTCCTGTCACTGCTGATCGTAGCGCTCGGCGTCGTCGTCGGTTTTCCGTTGCTGACGGCGATCGCGCTGCAATACATCACGTCCGCCCATTCCATCGTTTTCATCGGCCTTCTGCCGCTTGCAACCGCGATCTTCGGCGTGCTCAGGGGCGGGGAGCGCCCAAAACCGCTGTTCTGGCTGTTTTCCATCATAGGCAGCGCCACGGTGGTGGGTTTTGCCTTGAGCGCCGGTGCAGAGGTCTCGCTTGTCGGGGATCTGCTGATGGTCGCGGCGGTCATCGCCTGCGGCCTCGGTTATGCAGAGGGGGCAAAACTCTCGCGCACGCTCGGCGGATGGCAGGTCATTTCCTGGGCGCTCATCCTTTCGCTGCCGTTGATGGCGATCATCGCGCTTTTCTCCTTGCCCGAGACCTGGGCCGGTATCGGCGGCGGTGCCTGGATGGGGCTCGCTTATGTCTCCGTCTTCAGCATGCTGATCGGCTTTGTCTTCTGGTATCGTGGACTAGCACTTGGCGGCATCGCGGCCGTGGGCCAGTTGCAGTTGCTTCAGCCTTTCTTCGGCCTGCTGCTCGCCGCCGGCCTGCTGCATGAAAAGGTCAGCCCCCTGATGGTGATCACGACGCTCGCCATCGTGCTCTGCGTTGCCGGCGCACGGAAGTTTGCGCGCTGACGCTTTGTTGCGCTTGCCCGGGGCGGCGCGATGGCTATCCTGCCGCAGTGCAACGCGGAGGGAGTGAGGCTGATGTCGTTTTTCGAGGCCGAGGAGAAGGTTTTTTCCAGTTTCGTATTGGGAAATGCTCCCCTCAAGAAGCTTGCCAGTGGTTTCGACTGGGCCGAAGGCCCCGTCTGGTTCGGCGATCACGATTGCCTGCTGTTTTCCGACATTCCCAACAACCGCATGCTGCGCTGGCACCCGACGTCGAGCCTGACGACCTTCCGCGAGCCGTCAAACTTTTCCAACGGCAATACCCGCGACCGGGAAGGCAGGCTCGTGACCTGCGAGCACGGCACACGCCGCGTCACCCGCACCGAATATGACGGCTCCATCACCGTGATTGCGGATCGGTACGAAGGCAGGCCACTGAATTCGCCGAACGACGTGATCATTGCCTCGGACGGTGCGATCTGGTTCACCGATCCGCATTACGGCATCGTTTCCGACTACGAGGGCACCCGCTCGGAACAGGAGCTGCCGTGCAACGTCTATCGCGTCGATCCGCTTTCCGGCGCGGTCCACGCTGTGCTCACGGATTTCCAGTGCCCGAACGGCCTTGCCTTCAGTCCGGACGAAAAACGTCTTTATGTCGCCGATACCGGGCGTATCCACAGCGCTGACCCGCGTCATATCCGTGCCTTCGATGTCGAGGCGGATTGGAAGCTCACCGGTGGTGAGGTCTTTCACACCATTGCGCCGGGCTGCGCGGATGGGATGCGGGTCGATGAGAACGGCAATCTCTGGTCTTCGGCGGGCGACGGCGTGCATTGCATCGCGCCGGATGGCCGCCGCCTTGGAAAAATCCTCGTGCCGGAGACCGTTTCCAATGTCTGTTTCGGCGGACGGAACGGCCACCGCCTTTTCATCACCGCCACCACGTCGCTTTATGCCGTGTCATTGACTGTGCGTGGCGCGCGCCGGCGCGAATGAAGAGACAAACATCGGCCAGGGAATGGAGCGAGCCCGTAAAATCTGATAGGACTCCTCTCAACGGTGTTGGCCCGCGGCGATAATGTCCGGCGGAACGGTCTGGGAGATCTGGATGGCGGTTGATGTTCGGACGGGGAAGGAGATGAGTGCAACGGCAGCGCCGAAGGCGTTGCGTGTCGGTTTCATCCTCTCGAAGAGCTTTACGCTCTCTGCCTTCGCGCTGTTCGTGGACACGCTGCGGCTCGCCAGCGACAGCGAAGATCGCTCCCGCCGCGTCAACTGCGACTGGGATGTTTTGAGCAGCACCCGCAACTTCATCTCGTCGTCGAGCGGCATCCAGGTCGCGCCAACAGCCCCCTTCGCTGATCCCTCCTGTTTCGACTATATCGCCGTGGTCGGCGGCCTGCTCAAGGTCGACGAACCGATCGATAGTTACGCGCAGGCCTATCTGCGCAAAGCGGCCAATGCGGGCGTCGGGCTGATTGGTCTATGCACCGGCAGTTTCATTCTCGCTGAAGCCGGGCTGCTCAAGGGACACACGGCCTGTGTGAGCTGGCTGCATCATCGTGAATTCCGCGGCCGCTTCCCGGATATCGAGGCAACGTCCGAGCAGATCTTCCGCTTCGACGGCAAGGTCGCAACCTGTGCCGGCGGCAGCAGCGTCGCCGATCTCGCGGCAACGCTGGTCCGTCACCATGTCGGCGAGGCGGCGGAGCGTAACGCGCTGGAAATCCTGCAGATCCGCCACCGCCGCGATGCGACCGATCTCCAGCCGCGCAATCCGCTTGGCCTCGAGGCGCGTGACCGCCGCGTGCACCTCGCCATCATGATGATGGAGCAGCACACGGAAGACCTGCTGTCGATCGACAGCATCGCCACCATGACCAACGTCTCCCGCCGCCAGCTCGAACGACTGTTCGAAAGCGACATGGGCGCCTCACCGAGCGCGATCTACATGAAGATTCGCATGGCGGCGGCGCTCAACATGGTGGTGCGCACCAACAAGCCGTTGATTGAGATCGCGCTCGAAACCGGCTTCGAGAGCCTGTCGCACTTCACCCGCCGTTTCCGCGCGGCCTTTGGCGACACGCCTTCGCAAATCCGTCGAGACGGTCGCCGCCAAGCAAGCTGACGCGCAATTCCTGCCGCAAGGCCGCTTCACACTTTTGCTGGAATTGCGCTGGCCGATTGGAACCAAGCCGCTCGCCAGCCGTTCGGTTTCCATTGCAGACAAGGAGACCGCAATGGCAAGCACTGACGTTCAATCCCAGATTTCCGCTCTTCGCGCAGAAATCGCCGCGCTTCAGAAGGATCTTGGGGAGCGGGGCACCGAGGCCTACGAGACGATCCGTGATCGTGCCGGCAATGCCGTCGAGGCTGCACGGCCCGCCGTCCGTTCGGCAACGAAGTATGTTCGCAACGAAGGTGCCGCAGTCGCCCAGGCAGCACGCGAGCACCCCGCGGCCCTTTCCACCGTCGTGCTGACGGCCGGCATTGCCGGTGTCGTCATCGGCTATCTGCTGGGTTCCCTGGAAAGCGAACCGCCACGTCGTCAACGCTGGTTCTGAACAAACGAAAAAGCCCG
Encoded proteins:
- a CDS encoding phosphotransferase, which encodes MTEPSPAAKKPDSMSATWSVTSLDDAKLAVEDVYGLSGAVKRLSSERDETFLFTRVDGTDFVLKIANPAEDPAALEFQDGALLHLAAAAPTVPVPRLVRTRDGEQSRTLATADGPRIMRLLTFLPGELQYRTPTTEAQSRNVGRALAELGLGLEAYNGRPPAGKLMWDISHMLDLAVVIDDVAPERRSQAAGVIAEFEQALPAIAALKRQQIIHNDFNPHNILLDPASPTHVVGIIDFGDMVHAPLINDLAVGLSYHLATDNWQARTRALLEGFLSARPLEPGEIELLPLLCRCRLAMSIIIAEWRSARFPENRDYIMRNHATAWRGLQNISDLTPAGLKRLVPNLSEA
- a CDS encoding GntR family transcriptional regulator, producing the protein MAEFTTLEHENLNSVVYAALCDALMQGRFQPGDRLKIRDLAEQFGTSVTPIRDAILRLANDEAITFRSPRDIRIPGMAESRYREIRAIRIRLEGLAAETAAQVATSADIHALEGILRENEQAIDAGDRLKGTQLNQAFHFMLPQIAGLPVLNNILRRLWLQMGPHISDAYIEGGRAMIDHHYPVIEALKRHDPAAASIAIVDDILLGGKPILERIVHGVERPARRA
- a CDS encoding SDR family oxidoreductase, which translates into the protein MTEERRYMLLTGASRGIGHATVKLFQSKGWRILTVSRQAFSEECAWPSARESHIQADLADLSQIERLAATVRERLPNGRLHALVNNAGISPKGPGRSRLGVLETEADVWTQVLNVNLISTALIARALMPELEAAQGSIVNVTSIAGSRVHPFAGVAYAASKAALASLTREMAHEFGRRGVRANAIAPGEIETSILSPGTDELVAAEVPMERLGEPREVAETIYFLCTEPSSYINGAEIHINGGQHV
- a CDS encoding ABC transporter substrate-binding protein, which translates into the protein MKTIVKSGILTAAAVVLSASLALPALARDLTVVSWGGNYQDAQRNIYFKPFAEKTGKPVLDEAWDGGIGVIQSKVKAGAPNWDAVQVEAEELALGCADGLYEKIDWDKLGGKDKFLDSAVNDCGVGAIVWSTAIAYDGDKLKEGPASWADFWNVEKFPGKRSLRKGPKYTLEFALLADGVSKDELYDVLGTDEGVERAFKKLDELKANIVWWESGAQPLQFLASGEVAMASAYNGRITGINRTEGKNFKVVFPGSIYAVDSWVVLKDAENKDAAQDFIAFASLPDNQAKLPEFVAYGLPNKEAAAKVPAEFAKDLPTDPANMTDSIALNVDFWIDNAESLTQRFNAWLAQ
- a CDS encoding ABC transporter ATP-binding protein, producing the protein MAEFIRFDRITKFYGLLCVVENLDLGIAKGEFVSLLGPSGSGKTTLLMMLAGFEQPTSGSILLDGTAINTVPTHKRDMGVVFQSYALFPHMSVGDNIAFPLQMRGFGKAETGERVKRALDMVQMSALVDRRPSQLSGGQQQRVALARALVFEPRVVLMDEPLGALDKQLREQMQLDIRDLHRRLGLTIVFVTHDQSEALTMSDRVAVFNKGKIEQIGTPRQVYDEPTTRFVAEFIGETNLVEGVVEAVQGAEANVRLSSGAQIVSAVSGTVAPGQTVYLSIRPERVDLTEIAGDARNSLETEVTDSVYQGDHLRVQLQNAAHPLIAKLGRRSREFPPGTKVYAAFAAGDCRVIAP
- a CDS encoding ABC transporter permease, which produces MSGGSSRTGRSLLLLAPLLVFLIGFFVWPLFSMMSQAISDPAVLRLLPRSAEVIGDWDRKSPPTAPMQAALMEDLKAVDDDQALGDMVRRLNSARSGFRTLMGKTTSALADAANPPADLVSIDKRWEKPEFWIAIADALSPYTDRNLLAAVDLGRNTAGNIEHLPADQSVNRVILVRTFWIAALVTFFCACIGFPYAIIAASLEGWKRDLMLAAVLLPLWTSLLVRTAAWFILLQEQGLINDLLRGIGLIDAPLALIFNRTGVIIAMTHVLLPFMVLPIYSVLITIPKNLMPAAASLGAPPLRAFVRVLLPLSLRGVASGCLLVFISAIGYYITPALIGGPGDQMISSIIAFYATGSANWGMAGALGMVLLVATLVLYSVYARLSSDEPGRR
- a CDS encoding ABC transporter permease, translating into MPMKIAKATFATLTVLFLIAPLIAILPLAFTSSVILTYPIPSWSLRWFEELFFADAWRRAIVNSLIIGTGTTLLATILGTAASLGLRNRLLFFRGSIRTLFLLPMVVPAVVLGVGMQVLLAGFGLTNSYLGVIIAHTVVAVPFVIVSVSGALAGIDERVELAAQSLGASPTTVFRRVTLPLAMPGVLSGAVLAFATSLDEVVLTLFVAGPNQRTLARQMFSSIRENISPAIAAAAFLFIVATVIIGLVVVLSRSMLAKRR
- a CDS encoding PLP-dependent aminotransferase family protein; amino-acid sequence: MTQNPTGSRIADVMSAIRKRIASRALAPGDRLPSIRRFAASTGVSPSTVVEAYDRLAAEGLIRAQRGSGFYVAGVGLPPLKLAEAETPKARAVDPFWVSRQSLDADAAVLKPGCGWLPADWMPDAALRRAIRSLARSDSDLLSYYGSTQGSLALRRLLLGRLAEEGIEAGRDHLMLTSTGTQALDLICRFLLRPGDKVLIDDPCYFNFQALLKAHQVEVVGVPYTPFGPDIARFEAILATERPRLYITNSAIHNPTGATLSPQTAYRVLNAAAGSEMIIVEDDIFADFEPEPSTRLAALDGFDRVIRIGSFSKTLSASARCGYIAARPDWIEGLVDLQIATNFGGPSPMSSEIIAQMLAGGGYRKHMEELRRKLVRTRRETADRLARLGIEPWLTPRGGFYLWCRLPEGLDSGDVAQAAVAEGVVLAPGNVFSVSQTAAGFMRFNVAHMLEPRVYQVLGAVLKRAI
- a CDS encoding DMT family transporter; amino-acid sequence: MKTSMDGWGSGLAGVIIFSGSLPATRVAVSDFSPLFLTSARAVIAALLGAALLFALRQKKPSRDNLLSLLIVALGVVVGFPLLTAIALQYITSAHSIVFIGLLPLATAIFGVLRGGERPKPLFWLFSIIGSATVVGFALSAGAEVSLVGDLLMVAAVIACGLGYAEGAKLSRTLGGWQVISWALILSLPLMAIIALFSLPETWAGIGGGAWMGLAYVSVFSMLIGFVFWYRGLALGGIAAVGQLQLLQPFFGLLLAAGLLHEKVSPLMVITTLAIVLCVAGARKFAR